The Amphiura filiformis chromosome 15, Afil_fr2py, whole genome shotgun sequence region ctacaagggccccagggctcatacttggtacacttaatgcccccaccccaaagatgtgccttttaggggtcaaggtcatgtcaaggtcatctaagtagatattgttggattgtcatcatatttggtggatgtgatcacaatcgaatgccgaaaagggtcaaggtcatgtcaaggtcatccgagtatagttgcttggattatcatcaaacttggtggatgagatcaccatcgagtgccgaaaatggtcaaggtcatatcaaggtcattcgagtatagattattggattggcaccaaacttggtgcatgggatcaccatcgaatgccaaaatggtcaaggtcatatcaaggtcatcagagtaaagattattggattgctaccaaacttggtgcatgggatcataatcgaatgccaaaaatggtcaaggtcatgtcaaggtcatcagggtaaagattgttagattgtaaccaaacttggtgaatgagatcaccgtCAAGCGCCAATAtttgtcaaggtcatgtcaaggtcatccgagtatagattgctGGATTatcaccaaacttggtgaatgagatcaccatcggcgccaatattggtcaaggtcatgccaaggtcatcagagtaaagattgttagattgtaaccaaacttggtgaatgagatcatcGTCAAGTGCCAATAtttgtcaaggtcatgtcaaggtcatccgagtatagattgttggattgtcaccaaacttggtgcatgggatcaacATCGTATGCCTAAACATGTCAAGGTCAacagagtaaagattgttggattgtaaccaaacttggtggatgatatcaccatcgagtgccaataatggtcaaggtcatgtcaaggtcattgggggttagggtgggaatcacaggcatatatattcgtgtttgctcaaacacaacagtgccatctagtttggtttcttctccttcttcttctcctcctccttctccttctccatcaaacacatcattctgtcaaggctagcgctaaaactacaaaggccctggggcccatatgtggtacacttatgggccctacccagaaagtgccttttgcccatcttggccccaggggTCAAGGTCACgagccccaggggcccaaatgtgaaaatacaaagcacaccgtttctcatcaaatgaagcagcctcagggccctcagttggtacactgatagccctaggggcactctatattacaaatatacaagagccccatatgttatatattatgggccccaggggcccaaatgttacaatatggtgcaacagattgacaagcctagctctaaaagtacaagatcactagggctcatacatggcatatgtatgggccctaagttgtagatgtgccttttgcccgttttggccccagatttacaaggctaggggccccaggggccaaaaatgttaaaacaaagggccggccgtttctcagcaaataaagtagctacagggttcagatttggtacacaggtaggtctttagtattatattgtcaaatgtatgtataacccccatacgtcacataatatgggccccaaggccccaaacgctcaaacatagggccggccgttactcagtaaataaagcagctacaatgctcagcttgagtttactgatagcacttgagaattatacttcaacattatgtacatgagcctcataagtaaaaaaatatgggccccagggccccacatgttaaaacaaagggccggccgtttctcatcaattaaagcagctttagggctcagagtttgtacacagattgcacctgagaattacattgttatatgtacatatgagccccatataccacataatatgggccccagggccccaaatgctaaaacatagggccagccattactcagtaaataaagcagctacatggttcagatttggtacacagataggtctttagtattataacgttatatgtacatataatccccatatgtcacataatatgggccccagggccccaaacgctaaaacatagggccggccgttactcagtaaataaagcagctacaatgcccagcttgagtctactgatagcacttgagaatcatactttaacatatgtacatgagccccataagtcatatatattgggccccagggccccaaatgttaaaacaaaggggccggccgtttctcatcaaagaaagcagcttccgtgctcagaatatgtacacagatagcacctgagaagtatattgttactaacacccacacacccatccaccccacacacgtaggactaaacagacagatcgtattatcataattggaaataccagcgtgaagcgttaaggctgttccagttaaattacatacccattggctgttccatttaatttacatactccctctgaaatggcctccaaaaggctgttccgtataatttacatactccctctgaaatggctgttccatttaatttacatactccctctggaatagtttccctgaatcatattgcatagcctcactgtgagtaagagagactattgttccatttaatttacatactccctctgaaatgtccccaaataaggctgttccgtttaatttacatactccctctgaaatggctgttccatctaatttacatactccctctggaaaaggggactttttacaatttctttattttaagtgctacgatagtgcaacctacattcaattaaagcttgtgacttggactttcactttttacacattttctgcccaattgggcttaactttttacaatttctttattttaagtcctcagcaaataaggactgtaagtttgggtacaccgataacatgcgggtatagcccgtatttgtgtacaaatatatagccttctagttattgTTGGTCCCTCATTCAGGTTTACAAATAGTTGTGCGATTGCACAATCCACAAGGAAATATTTACATATCCAGGCTGGCTGGATGGGCCAGTTATGAACCACAGGAAGTGGTCCAATCTTGGCCATTGGGCCAGTTGATAAAAGATAATTATAAGCCAGGTGATCTGGAGTCCAGACCAAGGGGTTCTGGTATACAAACTGCTGTACACACTAGTATAATGATGACCTTTTCTTTGTGTGAAAATTGGAAGAGATAGATGGGTCACTTTTTTCAAAAGATAATCAAATTTGTCTTGAAATTTATCCAATTATGTGAATTTTGACCTGAAATTTCCTGTAACATACAAAAATTGTGAGAACAATTGTCATATTTGTGTTAAGTGCACATGGTCCATGTCTGGGCCTCAAGTATAAAAATGGGTCCCATTTATGGGGAAATGGGTATAGATTTATTTGTAGAATCTTCTTGACAAGTCCTTCCTCAAATTCAATATTATTTCCCCCCAAAAGTATCTTACCCTATCACTCTTAGCAAGATCCAATGGTGTTTTGCCTGAAAGATCTTCCTCCTCCTCATCTTTCTCCTGTTTCATCTCTTCATCCGCGTTGTCCTCCTGCTTTTCTCCTTCCTCACTCTTTTCTCCTTCTTCCTCTTCAGAGGTCACATCACCAAAGTCATAATTCTCACAGTGAATGTCAGCTCCAGCAGCTATGAGTAATGATGCTACAGCTACATAGTCCAAACTGCTTGCAATGTGTAATGGGGTGTCACCAGCAAAGTTGATAGCATGAATGTCAGCTTCAGCATCAGTTATGAGGTAACCAAGGATGGAGAAGTTGGACCTCTGTACAGCATGGTGGAGGCAGGTGCGACCACTGTTACCATCCTGAAAATGAATAATGAATGGATCAATCAACCTATCAATCAAGTGGAAGACAAAATTTACCATGAGTATAAATGTACAATGATTCAATTAATCACTGCATGATCTGAACCCAGCAACTGTAAATCAACTGATGAAAAATTCTATTGAATTCCAGACTGACACACACTTTATAGTCATGAATCCGATGCTACCTACCGGGACATTGACATCTGCACCAAACTTGACCAACATCTTCAGATTTTTCAAGTCATCTTTCTTGATTGACAGGTGTGCTGCTGTAAATCCTGCAAATGGAAACAACATAATAAAAAATCATAtgaaatttatcatttttggttaaaaaataagCTACTCAGCAGACAGCATATTATTCTATCTTCTTCTCTCTTTAGCTCTCTATAATACTTCACATACAAACACATCATACACATACATGCACACCCCCACACTCTCTTACATTAGCATTACACTACTTCCAAAGACTCCAACAGTACAATACACCAACACAAGGAGGACCTTCTTGTGCACAACAAGCACTACCCATGCATTCTCGAAACACAAGTCCTcagaaaacagaaaaaataaTCTATACCCTTCTTCATCCtctattcgccctttgcacggatccgccatcttgctaccaaaacgaggtcctccctgcaaatgcatgcggaaaaaagtgtatttttgtttCTCGCGCTTTTCTAGCAACACGCCGGAAGCTTTTTGCGAAGTGTGCGGGACAATCAAAGCACGTGTTTGACAGGTGTCGGCTGTACGCACatgcactttgcgggtagaatctcattttgagatgaccgtgccaTCACAGTGAATACCTAACATCCTATGTGTTAACATTGTGCAGACTTGTTCAGGACTAATTTTTTGAGGACTTGAAATGAAAATACACTGATAGACAGATGACTTAAGGTCCACAGGAATATGTCTAATGCATCCCTACACATGCAACCCACATACACACACTCCTCTACATAGTGAACGCATTTTCTTTACCATCCAAGTTTCTGGCATTCAGATCGGCTTTGATGATATCACATGCTGCTTTAGCAATGGGTCCACGACACAACACTTGAGTTATCTCTGTTAAGCTTTCCTCTGCTGCGATATGTAACGGCATATTGCCATTGCCATCAATCATATTTGGGTCTGCACCACATCGCAGTAACAGGTCTACCATTCTGGATTGGTCTGTGATCACTGCAAGGTGCAATGGAGTCTATGGGAAGAAGTGATTTCAAAAATAGAAGGGAAAATGTCATATGAACACAAGTATTATTAATTCACTTATATTTGAGTCATGTTATTGTTCATTGCATTCAAGACTACATGCCAATAATGTACCCCTCTATATATTCTTTTTCCATCCTTAAGATCCACTCGGAAAATAGGCATTTGTTTCAAACATAACAGGAACTTGTCCAAAATTGAAACTTGTACAACTAATACTGTATTCTGACATGTATTGGCTTAGcatggtttcttgcgtgtacatatgcggcatgtTGATTGCGCGCGTGAAAGTATGTaaacgcaccaagtaacgctaagctagtgccggtgactcgaggtagatatatagactatagaccATAACATGCTATCAATATTGCATTCATGAAAAGGACACCTGAATGTACACCATTCAGTTGATAATTTTGAAAACACTAAATTCACAACAAAAACATTGATTCTTTTCGCTTAcctgttttattttgttgtaCTGGTTGACAATCTTCTGTTTTGGAATGCTGATAATGACACTAAGTAAGGCAAATGCTACATCATACTTTTTGTGGATGATGGCAAGGTGTAAAGCTCTGTGACAGgaagaaataaaatcaaacacATTTATTTGACCAAGTCTCACAGTTACTTTTAGTCTGTATTGAACCATATGGACTCTCTTGATCATGAGGTTTCAGACACAAGTGTTCTGACACTCTGTCACTGAAACTATTACAACTAATTAAAGAGATCGGGATATTACAGTTGGAATTCCATACACTCCTATGGAAGCCATGGTCTTAATTagacacacagggggtgtagatttcaaatgaagtcagccattcaggtaatcccatttgaaattcacactccctgtgtagaagattaaggtcatcttcCATAtggagtgtatagatttcaactagatTAGCCCACCCAAAGAGCTTCCTATTCATATGTTTGCATGTCGTGCATGAAGGTCAAAATAGTAATTTTGCCAGGCTCCTTGTAAACTCTGATTTAAAGTGTGTGCTTGTTTGCAATCTGTGTGTAATGCATTGTGCCTATAGCACAGGAAAAGTGTTATATGCAAACCTTTGTAATGCACAAGCTTAAAGAGGCcaattgatttttgattttgggTTTTGCTGAAAAAGATACACTAAtagacctgagcacaagaagaccgtaagtccacttggcccctcaacatgtatatactAATTAAAGTTACGTGTAGTTTCTAAGGGttttatgtttaatacatgttccagggtgaaaatatCATGAAAGGTGCATGTGAAAGATttcttttggcccctgaacatgtataaaacattaccaaactatacaaaactatacgcaacttgagcgtatacatgttgaggggccaagtggacttacggtcttcttgcgctcatttGCTCTCCATGCATGACAACCCAATATGgctgatttaccatagcattatgcATACGGCTCTTGGGGTATAATCTCTTTGATCACACCACATCGGACACATTAAACAGACTTAAAACTGGTAAGATCACAAGTAATTACCATTATATTCAATAAAAAGTTATCAAATGCTAAACTATTATGCCCCTTTCAAACAGCCAATCAAAACCTATAACTTTTCgtgtttttcaaacatttttaattaAGTGCATCACATGGACTTGATGTATTTTGCACTTTATCAAAGTACTTTCCACTGCAATCATCCATATACTCTATTTGCAACAGAAAATAAAACCGGATTCAAATGTAGTAAAAGCAACAAATACTCCAACTTACGTATCTCCACTATCATCTTCGACAGCAGTGAGATGGCGCTGTACAGCAAGTAACATCTTGATATCACCTGTTTTAGCATAGTCTCTCATTGCATTAGATGTTCTTTCAGCCAGTCGCCATGCCAACGAGTCATACTCCAGATCAAACGCATCTATGTTAAATATAGTAATTTTGATAATGCTGATAATTATGAAATATATCACAGATAACAAGcttgaaaatctgaaaaattatgaaaaatttcataaatatttcTGCTTTTTCCaacaaatttcagtcaaaatccaTCTTTATCCCCAAAACACATGCTTGTAACTTGCATACTGCTAAAAATCCCAAACACACAATCTGGGATGGTCACGCCTTTAGAAAAGTTTTTTTGTCTTGAAACAAgtcaaaattgatttatttgacCTATATATACAAGCTTACCTGTTTGATTTCCAGAATCCTGCAGCTCTATCTTTGGCAAATCTTTCTTGAACTCTTCCTCACCTATGTTGGTCACTGTTTCTTGTCCTATGAACTTAGCCCAGtgcctctttttctctctttctttataTTCTTCAGAATCTGAATCTGTTAAGAAATATCATTACCTTTGGTTTAATCTTTTGTATACAGACACATGGATTACCACCAGGgatagaatacatttttagtgaTCTGATCTCGTAAAATCTGATCTGATCTCGCAACTGCGCATATGTAGACATCGATATCTGGTATATCAAAATGGGATAGCAATTCAGTCTCCTAATCTGTCTcgcctcaagttgagagtaacgccatgttggatttccctgtggcagatttgaatcgcacacgctaacctaatcctgtggGCTGTATGCACACACGTGCTGGTGATGCGACTGCATAAACACActaatttgaatctgccactgcgaaatccaacatggtgttactctcagcttgagacgagacacacttcTGTATGAGCACTCATCCATTGTGGATCTAATAAAgtattacttgacttgacttgacttgacttgacttgaattgacttgacttgacttgaattgacttgacttgacttgacttgaattgacttgacttgacttgaattGACTTgaattgacttgacttgacttgaattGACTTgaattgacttgacttgacttgaattgacttgacttgacttgacttgaattgaattgacttgacttgacttgacttgaattgaattgacttgacttgacttgacttgacttgacttgacttgacttgacttgacttgacttgacttgacttgacttgacttgaattgaattgacttgacttgacttgacttgacttgacttgaattgaattgacttgaattgacttgacttgacttgacttgacttgacttgacttgacttgaattgacttgacttgaattgacttgacttgacttgacttgacttgacttgacttgacttgaattGACTTGACTTGAATTGACTTgaattgacttgacttgacttaaagGGTGACAATGTAATGCATCTTCATCAAATACCTCAGTAAATATTTCAAGACAATTGTCTGAAGTACTATAAAGACTTTCTTAATTATATGCATAACTAAGCACAAGTCAACTGTTTACTCAATAAATAACAAATACGCAGATAGACAATCAACCACAAACAGAACTCAACTCACCAATTGGAGCTGAATCTATTTCCAAACTTCCTTGTTGAACAACAGCTGCAGAGTCGGTTTCCAAATCATCTTCCTCCTCCTCTACCGGTGCTGAATCCACCTGTAATTCTCCCTCCTCCTTCACACCTACTACCTTGGTAACCTGTGGCACCACCCTATCCTCTTTACTACCAGCATCTGTTGCACTTGGCATCATTCCTCCAATACCACGAGGCTGCAGGTTCGGGCCAGGTCTTGGCTGGTAGAGACTACTGGCACTtagttgttgctgttgctgttgttgctgctgctgtagttgttgttgttgttgctgctgctgtagcTGTTGAGGTGCTTGTTGCCGCTGTTGGAGTTGGTGACGAATCTGTTGTTGTTGAAGTTGAATTTGTTGCTGCATTTGCTGGCTTTGACCTGTATAACAGCAAGTAACGAAACTAGTTAGAATTTGGTCATTCGCCAACATATTATACAGGCTACATCAAACTCACTGTTACCCATCAGTTTCTagtgattaggcaaaaaaaaaaaaaagggtttgtctcaaagctcacgagaaatttaaaaaaaatgcgaaatgagattttttttttttttttttttttattcccgacttttttcatggtattttgagaaaaaagtctgattttcgccgatttttttggaaaaaactaaaaaaaaaaaattgaaataaaaaaaatgtccgcatttcttttttgtcaaatcgggtgattttacaaatgcgcgcgcaagctttgagacaaaccttttttttttggccttatggacaagactgccacatccaATTACAACATAAGATCCACCTTATCACTTAACTTGTAGCTTAATGCAAAGGCAGATCCAGAAGGGTTGCATGGGAGCACTGCTTGTTGGTAGTTCTTTAATAACAAGTATGAAATCTGCATCAACAGCTAATTCAAACAAAAATTTGCTTGTGGTGCCTCATGAGTCcctacgagctgatcatagtatagttgtAGTTAGCCCATACTTACTTAAAGCAtttgtttgcacttggacctggGGTTGAATTCCTTGTGGTTGAATTCCTTGTGGGTGAATTCCTGGCACGTTTCCAGCAGTGACTGGTAAGGATTGGAAGCTGGTTGCTGCTTGTTGGAAGTTAAAACTTCCTGGCACCGAGGTACTGGGGAAGCTGAATGCTGTATAGGTGGAAGATTCAAAGAATTGTTGGTTTGCAATGGAATTCAACATTTTATGCATGGGAGTATGAGTCATGGTTACAAGCATCCCTTTGGTTGTCATGTCTACCCTGCCATATTCTTTGGGAGGGTTGGAACTGCTGCTGTGGGGTGACAATTTCTCCCTTGGACCTGCATCCCTTCAATCTTCAACTCACCCTGCATGGTATAATGATGtagcatatgtgtacatccatttcAAAAGGacgcacttgtcggctgctacgtattatgtgtctctttttacatgatagctaggaataaattaCAGACttgtggaggtcacttcaaatcataacTATGTGGCTTAGGAATGTTCTCTATATTCCTAAACCATATGTGACTTGGGGATCATTTGAAATGACCTCAAATTTTCCGTACTTGAGATGAGTCTAGTATTTATAACTATGTAGCAGCCATCAAGTGAATTCTTttaatatggatgtacacatatatagcCACCTGTTACTCGCAATAGACAATACTCTTTCTTACCCTTAGTAGGGGGGTGATCTCGAaccaaagttttaaaatacttgtGAAAATCATTGTAGTGACTTGGTGTGAGTAGGAAAATGGCCTTTATTTCGTTCAATTCGGgcattttaccccctggacatggctTCTTAAGTTTTCCcgtttttgcccattttagtgCATTGTAATATATAGGCTTAGTATTGTTAGGCTTACATGTTAGCTAATAAAAGTTTATgggtggcttcaaaactcaaccgctGGTTGACCGGCAGTTAGTAGCAGTTGAACCGCATTccatattgtttagaacaatacaaACCGGATCTAACCGGATATAGAACCGGGCTGGACTGGCGAGTAGCCGGCGGATGTGTTTTGAAGCTCTCCCTATAAAGTATGTGATTTAActtgtaataataattaatatttaataattaatataatatcaATAATGATAATTGTTTTCAGTGCTCTCATACTAATAAATAGCAAGAATCACTGATGTTATTGATGGAATATTCAGAGATATTTTTTTATGGTAGGGGTTGGTTGCATAATAAGCACAATAAGTTTAGCCAAAATGCGGCGGGAAAACATTTTGACTCCCTAATCCAACTCCTTACACGAGAGTATTATTTAACATTTCCTAATTGAAGAAAATCAGTGTAGGGAATCATTGATAGTCggcaaatatgtcctgattttgcctccccccccccccaaataaaaagattagaaataaaacaaaaaatgtccagcGGGGCTGGGGTGGATGCAAGCAGAATAAACAACCCCAtctcttttttctgaaaatagccacATCTCTTAAAGGCCATCACAAGAAAGTCATGAATATGCAATTAAAGCAGATCCCTATTGCCAACTTAGGAACTTGTATATTTGTAGCCCAATGTCACAGTATAGCACCCAGTTTTAGTTAATGGGctcgaaatattgcaattaagatTGTTTGTTTCAAATGTGGAACATAAAATACCCAATCCTAATATTTATGGTGGAGACTTGATCCAAGATGCCGAAAATGTTCCTTATCAGGGATGGTGCAATCATGTGTACCCCTGGGTGGTCAATTCCCagaatggtctgccaaaaatcacttgcctacccccctttttgccaaaaaatatttgctcCCCCCTTAGATGTGACAAAAATCCTTCCCCCACTTGACttgcccaaaacaaaaaaatctttgccccccccccccttctacacatgcatgattttggggaacccaagttTAAAACCTTAGATTGTATTGAGCAGGaaatttttgcatatttgaacatttttcctacaccttttagaaCCATGAGaacataatatagaaacggtgcccaaattATCTGTACCAAAATCGGTTGCCGCTCCAACCTCTTTCttagacctgccaaaattgcttgtcccccattcaacctgccaaaaatgttCCCTTTtgttttggcctgccaaaaaattcattgccccccccccacacacaccccaacccacACAAttgaccctggggtacacataaatattgcaccaccctttTTTCCGTGTGGTGCAAAAAAAGCATTGCAAACCACTTTCCATGCGTTTATGCGTATTGGTGCAACCCACAAATATAACATctatattatgacgtcattgtgATGTCAAGTGGGAACGTTGGATCTTTCTgtttttgatatcaaaagaatgaaaatactttccgatatacattgataccattttgtaaaaaatttaaTGACAAGTaatgttacaaaaataacaatgaaataatATGGTTTACCTTGTTGTAATTGGCCATATATGGCCTATGCTGAAACATGCAAAAAAGCTCGATATCTTCAGAccccatgtccagggggtaaaataacCGAATCGGATTAATCAAAAGGCATTTTCCCGCTAACACAATGCCACTACAACTATTTCcacaagttttgaaaaaatacCTCACAAAGTGGTTCAGAGATCACCCCCCTACCCTTAGGCAcccttagcaaaaaaaaaaataggcaccCTTAGCAAAAAAAAATCCCAGATGGGATGTAGACTGTCGTACATTCCCAACTACTTGGTGTTGCTGGTTTGTTTGGAAAGACAACACTTTTAATATCTAGGGGAGGAAACATTTTTGAGACAAGAAATTGACTGATCTTCTCCAAATGGGAAATACGTCCAGCCATTACACTAATTCTTCTAAACATAACAAGCCTACTTTGTACTTCATGGCATGCATATCGCTGATCTGATATTCtgctatttttgaaattcaaagaaaaaaccTACAATTTCCCCATTTGTGCACATATAAATTTTGTTTGTCTTGAATCTGATTCTGCCACATTGCATGCACTAAATTAGTCTATATTCTCTTGCTACATTTATTGATCCTAGTGTTATAAATACATACTAGACTCTGAGCAAACACACATTCTGATTGGAAACAAGTACTTTCAATGTTTActcgagcgcttttaaaatattttaaagtgagataaaaaaaaagccaatttctGAAATAATATTTGAATACAATTCActattttatgatgaaatatgcaCATCCTATTCAATTCTATGAAACAAGGAAATGTAAGCCGTACGTTGACTACCACTAGTGTTGCCACGGAAACCACTACTACTTCCCGCTCCACTGTTAGTGCCAAAACCACGTCCACTACCAAAATGATCTTGGAAGTGTGGCAATggcttctttctctttctttggaTGAACTCACgatctgtaaaaaaataaattaatgttaTCTATAATTCAAAGCCTCCGAGGATGAGAATAATATTCTTTAAAAGTTCAATTCAAGGTATTTGTGATACCATGCAAAAAAGCTGTGCATTATCTTATAACTGGCATGTCATTTCTCTACTCTTTATCTCAAAGCACTATTTGGTTTAATTGTAACAAAACTATAAATAAACAATTCCTGGAGTAAGGTTTCATGACGTATTCTAGCACCGGTTCATTCATCTTTGAATATGTTTATGTTTACGTGCATAGATGGGCCATGAATGCTACAGTGTCGACACTCG contains the following coding sequences:
- the LOC140171229 gene encoding nuclear factor NF-kappa-B p105 subunit-like isoform X1, coding for MAEEERSDSLQSIELPSEMLNVIMLTNGSGQMDISTGDLTTIDGIPGFTPQTLNDLNTPKLNILEQPKSRGFRFRYGCEGPSHGGLPGVNSQKGSRKRTYPSIEIQNYKGPARLVVSLVTNEDVPKPHAHSLVGKNCSGGLCTVQVGPTDMTATFPNLGILHVTRKDVKKVLKTRMLEHRNVYNTMMGGNSGGKDTEKEVDKAVAESAKNMDLSVVRLCFTAYLPDEGGNYTRTLMPVISVPVYDCKAPNAATLKICRMDKSSGCASGGDEVYLLCDKVQKEDIQVRFFEMNSEGNLTWEAYADFGPTDVHRQYAIVFKTPPYHNPNIDKQKYVQVQLKRRTDGDTSDPKPFTYYPKEHDREFIQRKRKKPLPHFQDHFGSGRGFGTNSGAGSSSGFRGNTSGSQPFSFPSTSVPGSFNFQQAATSFQSLPVTAGNVPGIHPQGIQPQGIQPQVQVQTNALSQSQQMQQQIQLQQQQIRHQLQQRQQAPQQLQQQQQQQQLQQQQQQQQQQLSASSLYQPRPGPNLQPRGIGGMMPSATDAGSKEDRVVPQVTKVVGVKEEGELQVDSAPVEEEEDDLETDSAAVVQQGSLEIDSAPIDSDSEEYKEREKKRHWAKFIGQETVTNIGEEEFKKDLPKIELQDSGNQTDAFDLEYDSLAWRLAERTSNAMRDYAKTGDIKMLLAVQRHLTAVEDDSGDTALHLAIIHKKYDVAFALLSVIISIPKQKIVNQYNKIKQTPLHLAVITDQSRMVDLLLRCGADPNMIDGNGNMPLHIAAEESLTEITQVLCRGPIAKAACDIIKADLNARNLDGFTAAHLSIKKDDLKNLKMLVKFGADVNVPDGNSGRTCLHHAVQRSNFSILGYLITDAEADIHAINFAGDTPLHIASSLDYVAVASLLIAAGADIHCENYDFGDVTSEEEEGEKSEEGEKQEDNADEEMKQEKDEEEEDLSGKTPLDLAKSDRMKSVLEGTPYSPAEGMGVEVEPLKGKRNLEFLESGYKSHTPSAEEGYTQSIKGVTYSFYGDLHRVDVVTRQKLAGLLDGYSPYGLDWTGVAEKVGLGNMVNNLRLMSNPTLELLKYYEEMDGTVEELLSVLKELKRQDAVQLLHYCAPPVKSAGKQDTRWDSAFGTLEESMQDMGLTNRLVEID
- the LOC140171229 gene encoding nuclear factor NF-kappa-B p105 subunit-like isoform X2 encodes the protein MAEEERSDSLQSIELPSEMLNVIMLTNGSGQMDISTGDLTTIDGIPGFTPQTLNDLNTPKLNILEQPKSRGFRFRYGCEGPSHGGLPGVNSQKGSRKRTYPSIEIQNYKGPARLVVSLVTNEDVPKPHAHSLVGKNCSGGLCTVQVGPTDMTATFPNLGILHVTRKDVKKVLKTRMLEHRNVYNTMMGGNSGGKDTEKEVDKAVAESAKNMDLSVVRLCFTAYLPDEGGNYTRTLMPVISVPVYDCKAPNAATLKICRMDKSSGCASGGDEVYLLCDKVQKEDIQVRFFEMNSEGNLTWEAYADFGPTDVHRQYAIVFKTPPYHNPNIDKQKYVQVQLKRRTDGDTSDPKPFTYYPKEHDREFIQRKRKKPLPHFQDHFGSGRGFGTNSGAGSSSGFRGNTSGSQPFSFPSTSVPGSFNFQQAATSFQSLPVTAGNVPGIHPQGIQPQGIQPQVQVQTNALSQSQQMQQQIQLQQQQIRHQLQQRQQAPQQLQQQQQQQQLQQQQQQQQQQLSASSLYQPRPGPNLQPRGIGGMMPSATDAGSKEDRVVPQVTKVVGVKEEGELQVDSAPVEEEEDDLETDSAAVVQQGSLEIDSAPIDSDSEEYKEREKKRHWAKFIGQETVTNIGEEEFKKDLPKIELQDSGNQTDAFDLEYDSLAWRLAERTSNAMRDYAKTGDIKMLLAVQRHLTAVEDDSGDTALHLAIIHKKYDVAFALLSVIISIPKQKIVNQYNKIKQTPLHLAVITDQSRMVDLLLRCGADPNMIDGNGNMPLHIAAEESLTEITQVLCRGPIAKAACDIIKADLNARNLDGFTAAHLSIKKDDLKNLKMLVKFGADVNVPDGNSGRTCLHHAVQRSNFSILGYLITDAEADIHAINFAGDTPLHIASSLDYVAVASLLIAAGADIHCENYDFGDVTSEEEEGEKSEEGEKQEDNADEEMKQEKDEEEEDLSGKTPLDLAKSDRMKSVLEGTPYSPAEGMGVEVEPLKGKRNLEFLESGYKSHTPSAEEGYTQSIKGVTYSFYGDLHRVDVVTRQKLAGLLDGYSPYGLDWTGVAEKVGLGNMVNNLRLMSNPTLELLKYYEEMDGTVEELLSVLKELKRQDAVQLLHYCAPPVKSGKQDTRWDSAFGTLEESMQDMGLTNRLVEID